The following is a genomic window from Pieris rapae chromosome 24, ilPieRapa1.1, whole genome shotgun sequence.
CGATTATTGTACTGAAACATAAATATGATGACGTCATACAACCACTGCTTGAAAAGATTGCAACTGACaagaaaacttttaaaaccTAAAAACTTTTACACTAAGGATATTTAGGCAGTTTTAGAGCTTTCAGGTAAAGCTAGCGACATGGTTGACTAACCCAGGTCATTTGGTGACCACCACATCatgttagtaattttttatttttaaccttcaataatattaaattaacagtatatttcatatacatttatttagtcTTTTTCTTTCTATCTTTCTTAACCACGCCATCTTTCTTCGTTGTACCCCGTTTCATAAGAAGCTCTTGAGGTATTGGCATTTGTCCACGGAAGTCGACGCCGGGGCCAGGTTTCAGTTTCATTTTATGTTCAGGGTAGCGGTAAATTGATTCAGATGGTAAGAACCGAATGGCACCATTTTGAAAATGTAAGTCTCTGgggaattattttacaatattcaaatttccATTATCGaacaaagaataaataatatatcattgtTATTCTTTTTTACTGGACTCAACGTGAATGTTGCAAGCATAAAAAATTCTAACCGTATACAGGGAAACTGAAATGGCGCAAAGACGCGATCTTCAATATGTTTCTTGTACTGTAGCCAACGACACTTTAACAATTCATTCTTTTCAATGGAATAATGTCTTCGATAGACGTAATCAAAGAGACCTTTCTCAAAAGCAGGTAGTGTACGAAAATTACTTCCTATTTCCTTCGCTATTTCTGAAAGTAAAGATTAGggttcatatatatatatatatatatatatataatataaacttacttGTGAGGTTTGgtcaaataaaagtaaatttggaCGCTAACCATGAAGGAGGATGATGATGAGCAGAAGGTACCGATGGCAGAAAATCGTGGGGCCGAAAAGGAGCATGGATAGTCCGAAAATATGCCAGTACAGAAGAGTCGGTAGTTCAgaacaatattattgaaaaagcCCATCGTTTATGTTGGCTGAGACACCTTGATCACTTTGACATCTGGCTTTTCGCTCGCTAGGCCAGCTCGGTGCCACTGTAGAGTGAAGGATATCCTGATAAAAACCTACTGCAGCTGAAAGCCAGCAATTGGCGGGAGATGGCACAGGGCAGGAAGCGCTAGTAGCTTCTCGTTTTGAAGGCTAGGACATTTTTTGGGTTGCAGAGTTAACGAAGTAAGTTAGTGAGGTTCATCAATCAAATTACCGgatgtaaatatattacaaatacaaataagttGGAAGTGATTTTTGGTTTGGACTCTACCAATTTGATTTTACCAGTTTATGAAGTAAATTAACGTTTATCCATTATTTGATACCCTTTTTCTGAAGTTTAGGATGGGGGGGGcttggttaaaaaaaatcgatactTTCCAAGAACAATTTCCATAGTACATTGGCATAGTTGAAAACTGTCCTGTGTTTGTACGGTCCATTCGGATCGAGACAGAACCGCCTTCAATTTAGTTacactgttttgttttttaagtacTTTGTTAAGTAGATTAAGTATCAACAAATAGGAAAGAGCGTTCATCCCTAACACAGATCATCAAACTTAAAAGGGATGTACTAAAATGTAGATTTAAGactatttactaaataaataaatgtttgtttttttttcttatcatGTGCCCAGCCCATAGCCATTACGTCTTTAACTAAGAATACTCTTTTCTATTGAAGTGCCACGTGAAAACCAGGATTACGATACTCTAGAGAAGGCGAAGGGGTGGTGGGGAACAGAGTGGCCCAAGACAGGAATGAAAGACCTTTGCCGACTGACAAGCAGATCTAGCAATCAAATAATATCGAAATATAAGAATAGTTTTTTCAACCTATATGTTTTAACCTGTACCTAAGTGGAACTGAATAAAAGGCTAAATAtaggaattattattattactaaatgttCAGTCTgaatatactgttttttaatatgttttaatatataccttCAGTGACCTGAATATCTGGTTTAGTTCTTTTTATATGATCGCAAATTGCgtataaattcttattttcCTTAGCCATTGTAAAATTTCGTGACAGTTGTAAATGTGTCAAAaagatttgattatttatttttgtgttaccaGCGTTGACAAAGTCACTTTAATAGTCTCATAATTATGTTGGAGTCTGTGCGAAAAGAGAATCGTCTAAAATTGAAGGAAGCTGTTTTCGGtcttttttctaataggtagTACAATATAATATCGCCACTTGACgaaattacattacaaataaaattaccctACTACACATGTGGGAAATTTTAATCAatctttcaaatttaaaagacaTCTTTAAAGCAGTGTTGCCAGATCAGATTTCCCCCAGATTTAGGGCTTTCTCAAGGGGGAAAGCATATTTGGGTTTTCTTTTAGGGGAAATTTCAAAAACCCGCCCATTACAGTATTTTGCTATTGTATCTCACGATTTTGGAACTAAATTGAAGAACGTAACATATTGTAAGAATATGATTCATATGGTTAGCCTTactaattgtatatttgtttgagCTATgaaaaattctgtaataatactacacaacaaatatttttgttggcCGGTATCACTTTCAATAGGGATCAGGCGGTCAATTGCTTatagttttgtaataattgtacaaaaataacaaatacaaattcaaaaatcatttattcatgtaggtaacataatgtacacttatgaacgtcaaaaacagaaagaaacatatattaaataaatatacaatacatgaaatacatttttttctaattgaaAGCCGCATGCGTTCTTTTAACGTGTCGCCTCAAAGAGTCTTTAGTCGCAAAGGGGTTATTACAcagattacatttaaatttcttctCGCCTGTGTGAGTTACTCTGTGCCTAGTAACATCCGATTTCGTATAGAAAACACTATGGCATATGTCACATTCCTGATTTTTCTCCTTCAAATGTACGTATCGAACGTGGTTATTATAAAGGCTTCGAGTTACAAAAGTCTTGGAACACAAATTACACTTGTGATCCGGTTTCTCCATTTCGTGTTTTTCAACTAAATGCAAAACTCTTAAATTCTCTTGATAAAAACGTTCGTCACAATATGGACATGGGAATCTCGTTTTGCgttctaatttaatattgtggatGGCAACATCGTGCTTCCGCTTGTCAATGCGACATTTGAAATCTATTTTACATTGAACACATCGAAACGGGCGGTGATTTCTCGTTTTATgcagatttaaataaactagatTCGTAAAACCAGCACCACAGATATGACAAACATGATTTTGATAGtgtttatttacatgtatatttaataatctaaataaattaaaactttgcgAACAGATCTGACATTGTAACCCTGAGCTTTCGATTTTGAAAGGCACAAGCAAATTGTTTTTTAGCGTCGCAAATCCatggttttcttttaaatggcAACATAATGCATTTAAATCTTCCAAAGCTTTACtacattgtttacattttaaaacagatATGTCAACTTTAATGAGTTTATTTTGttgagaaattatatttttttcgatttCTTGAATAGTGTGTTTGTCAGTGTGTGTGCGCAGTTGACTTATGTTTAGAAACGGCTCTTTACAGCAAAAACATCTATAGCGGCTTTTATTCCATTGAAATATAACCATAGTTGAGTTTGCGAGAAGCTTAAGAGAGTTTTCCCTCAATAAAGGGGCAACACCACGCCGATCTATCGGTTTTGTTCTCTCTGGAAAatctgtgaaaaaataaactaaattagtgACTGTGTTGTTTGAATTCAATCGTACGACCTCAAGGAGGCTCGACGAAGCCAATAAGTCAACAAgactttgatataaatatgttgtatGTCATAGAAAACTTATTGTAATGACAGAAGAATCATTAAGAAACAACTGCCTTTGTGTTAAAtttctgaaattaaataaataaaactcgcAGCCGGCAGGATTCGAACCTACGCTCCCAGAGGGAATCTGATTTCGAGTCAGACGCCTTAAACACTCGGCCACGACTGCTTTAATTCTCATGCTTAAAATAGCTAACACTTATTATGCTCTCTACAAAAGTCGTGAGTTACCGCAGttacagataccggcaaacttcttgagcATTAAACAAGGGAGTGGGGGAAAGTTTAAATGAGGGCAATTATtgaatcaattaccatctaaaattcgcaatattggtgcgtttaacaaattcaaaaaggcatttaaGTTGCATGTTAGACTAAAAttgggacggctaatggcgtCGCGTATCTCACtcgtaaatacataataactttctcatataaataaaatacatttttgtcatgagaaataaagttattcaaacatttaattttaattcattttctttttaaacacGCAAATGAAATAAgcgacatattttttttattttttaggcacagacaattaaaattcaattcaattcaaagtcatttattcatgta
Proteins encoded in this region:
- the LOC123690366 gene encoding uncharacterized protein LOC123690366 — translated: MAKENKNLYAICDHIKRTKPDIQVTEEIAKEIGSNFRTLPAFEKGLFDYVYRRHYSIEKNELLKCRWLQYKKHIEDRVFAPFQFPCIRDLHFQNGAIRFLPSESIYRYPEHKMKLKPGPGVDFRGQMPIPQELLMKRGTTKKDGVVKKDRKKKTK
- the LOC110996212 gene encoding zinc finger protein 808 isoform X13, whose product is MEGKVWRPGPTVCRCCLSEGCYKDISTEYFWMGKKEVYADMLSDTFDLSIQYAPTGGPNSQSRLICEPCISRLRDATDFRRQIKECEQTFMEYLNPSTTVDIEIPVELPEKEHKIVSVKVEKPLSDDDDFGDTELLDDDDLDDEPLMNLASKVPKKESVDVTDLIDNAKAEKRKSTTKAKAAPKKAKVKEAKPSVSKAKPEKKKKDFPERTKPIDRRGVAPLLRENSLKLLANSTMVIFQWNKSRYRCFCCKEPFLNISQLRTHTDKHTIQEIEKNIISQQNKLIKVDISVLKCKQCSKALEDLNALCCHLKENHGFATLKNNLLVPFKIESSGLQCQICSQSFNLFRLLNIHVNKHYQNHVCHICGAGFTNLVYLNLHKTRNHRPFRCVQCKIDFKCRIDKRKHDVAIHNIKLERKTRFPCPYCDERFYQENLRVLHLVEKHEMEKPDHKCNLCSKTFVTRSLYNNHVRYVHLKEKNQECDICHSVFYTKSDVTRHRVTHTGEKKFKCNLCNNPFATKDSLRRHVKRTHAAFN